A DNA window from Pseudomonas sp. B21-056 contains the following coding sequences:
- a CDS encoding DEAD/DEAH box helicase: MSQPTLRDDPAKISSTLKEAVVDSLLNLTYAQISGHGSTGQYLFGARPRTLLNSGFLLPQRNQSGDDEVTSPIWISSHGVQMQLNALASSVITVFPRLCVYVRVLPREEDLKRPNCRPVFMLRRAVVDEIRAERNRRLEEAWEKAKGTYSSKYKHPGWTAIRSTIVEEIYAAKGIPRDLLTSDLAHDSAEAEDFSSAEMEELSDSTREGALVNSREALPIKDEHFEPLAVPHKWLRLDVELPPLELDTAKSIEALQQDIDNQSLRMNEAVNKRLQDWAESDDLDSGGKAWGYRHQLSIPASQYSNWAEFLQSARTSQLPITLPQIHLDWDLELHTDWLDPSKRNFFLAIENVSSMPTQHVDETEEAIFLVSLQIQLPAALHHPLKLERIDPSYRYNKYLTHPAMGHNCGVVQLQSDPAIRTLETTWTPRYTQPRITPTSAAGVVRKIRALAQPDGLDGLEALVPAMQTWLNNLPEQVSPADGLSASDVAGIAREEEAFRHDIRKWTTEMATIAAGLNCLRESRAAWRERGTQADPKAIVYEAWLATNETMANFMQARFGQDDNEWRLFQLAFIIANVPALASRIPEYSHLYNETRDDAVTLLYFATGGGKSEAFFGLLTFNLMLDRLRGKQLGVTALIRYPLRLLTIQQAQRCARVLAHAERVRNRHGYGGNPLSIGFWVGSGGSPNRHNTKGVKSIPTILSAPPFLAAERALRENDAKYHTAMRAWRKLPKCPFCNCETALRLFVDNRDQILGHVCTDIQCDSNGGSWRPLPFYIVDEDIYDLAPSVLLGTVDKLALIGHSARTIRRIYAMFGASPWMNPVSGRLYVPEPRELAAGPDAKGMEGIYPAYSAGKRIFHDPFPSLIIQDEAHLLDESLGTFAGLFESTLDAVFEYLSKPLSGLVATDKQGRRRRAKVIAASATVSAPERQLEHLYQRSIPATQFPEPGPTLYESFYSVPAPAEDVERQAHPDIEVASSQARVYTAFMTNGKPHTTTSVAVLSSFHFNVTRLFNDLTSNDAEVFQFARQLLVEHVSRGALEALHKDALGEACASKLATLIDLHRIALTYVTNKKGGDQIMAAEAEETRKRHLNEGMDLRGLDTRLITGSVEQGEIQNVVDTAQLRVNPGHPFQPLQDQLRSVIATSAISHGVDVDEFNSMFFAGMPSDIAEYIQASSRVGRAHIGFVVLIPTPQRRRDRHIVHVFDIFHRFLERMVQPAAIDRWAERAIERVFTSLLQAYLVGVVPSRELIQLPEDQKAKTSDFSVIPNIRKEYRFRGEAFINEINDFIELAVGLRGVFAPEGEEYYRARIDRRTRDLLVNVWSSHMWGSGFLDGYFKSQTEVISKPMTSLRDVDQAGIIQASYCDSEGKVQLSNEVLAVMDFVRHGVANNDSAEDARTGD, from the coding sequence ATGAGCCAACCCACGCTTCGTGACGATCCGGCAAAGATCTCCTCTACCCTCAAGGAGGCGGTCGTCGATAGCCTTCTGAATCTGACGTATGCACAAATCAGCGGCCATGGTTCCACAGGGCAATATCTCTTCGGAGCTCGTCCAAGAACGTTGTTAAATTCTGGTTTTTTGCTGCCCCAGCGCAACCAATCCGGTGACGATGAAGTGACATCGCCTATCTGGATTTCGTCGCACGGGGTCCAGATGCAACTCAATGCCCTCGCGTCTTCAGTGATAACGGTATTCCCGAGGCTATGTGTCTACGTGCGCGTGCTTCCCCGTGAAGAGGATCTCAAAAGGCCAAACTGTCGTCCTGTCTTTATGTTGCGCCGGGCTGTGGTTGACGAGATTCGGGCTGAACGTAACCGTCGGCTGGAAGAAGCGTGGGAGAAAGCCAAAGGCACTTATAGCTCGAAATATAAGCATCCCGGGTGGACGGCAATCCGGTCGACGATTGTTGAGGAAATCTACGCAGCGAAAGGCATCCCGAGAGATCTGCTGACCTCGGATCTTGCTCACGATTCGGCCGAAGCCGAGGATTTTTCTTCAGCTGAAATGGAAGAACTTAGTGATAGCACGAGGGAGGGAGCGCTCGTCAACTCACGCGAGGCTCTTCCTATCAAAGACGAGCACTTCGAGCCATTGGCGGTCCCACACAAATGGTTGCGATTGGATGTGGAGCTACCACCACTGGAACTCGATACCGCGAAATCCATTGAAGCTCTTCAGCAAGACATCGACAACCAGTCCTTGCGTATGAATGAGGCCGTGAACAAGCGGCTGCAGGATTGGGCTGAAAGCGATGATCTGGACTCTGGTGGTAAGGCGTGGGGGTATCGGCACCAGTTGAGCATACCCGCCAGTCAATACTCGAATTGGGCGGAATTTCTCCAGAGTGCGCGCACGTCTCAGCTACCAATAACATTGCCGCAGATACACTTAGATTGGGATCTCGAGCTGCATACAGACTGGCTCGATCCTTCCAAACGAAATTTCTTTCTCGCAATTGAAAACGTCAGCAGTATGCCGACTCAGCATGTAGACGAGACGGAGGAAGCTATCTTCCTCGTTTCTCTACAAATACAGCTTCCGGCTGCGCTTCACCATCCGTTGAAACTCGAGCGAATTGACCCTTCCTATCGCTATAACAAGTACCTGACACATCCAGCCATGGGGCACAACTGCGGAGTTGTGCAACTACAATCCGACCCTGCGATTCGGACTCTAGAGACTACGTGGACGCCTCGTTACACCCAGCCGCGAATCACTCCCACGAGCGCTGCTGGTGTCGTGCGAAAAATACGTGCCTTGGCCCAACCAGATGGACTTGATGGGTTGGAGGCGCTGGTGCCAGCCATGCAAACATGGCTTAACAATTTACCCGAGCAAGTGTCGCCTGCCGATGGCCTATCCGCTTCCGACGTAGCCGGAATTGCACGCGAGGAAGAGGCGTTTCGCCACGACATCCGAAAATGGACCACAGAGATGGCGACTATCGCTGCCGGCCTGAATTGCTTGAGGGAATCTCGTGCGGCTTGGCGCGAGCGAGGCACGCAGGCTGACCCAAAAGCAATTGTTTATGAAGCTTGGCTAGCCACTAACGAGACAATGGCGAACTTCATGCAGGCCCGTTTTGGCCAGGACGACAATGAGTGGCGCTTGTTTCAGCTTGCTTTCATCATTGCGAATGTTCCTGCTTTGGCCTCGCGAATTCCGGAGTATTCGCACCTCTACAACGAAACCAGAGACGACGCTGTCACCCTCCTTTACTTCGCGACCGGCGGCGGCAAATCTGAAGCTTTTTTCGGGCTGCTGACCTTTAACCTTATGCTTGATCGGCTTCGAGGTAAGCAGTTAGGGGTCACTGCGCTCATTCGCTACCCGTTGCGATTGCTAACGATCCAACAGGCCCAGCGGTGCGCACGAGTACTGGCACATGCTGAGCGTGTCCGAAATCGTCATGGCTACGGTGGTAACCCATTGTCCATAGGATTCTGGGTCGGCAGCGGCGGCTCTCCTAACCGTCACAATACTAAGGGGGTGAAGAGCATCCCAACCATTTTGTCTGCACCTCCATTCCTAGCGGCTGAGCGAGCCCTTCGGGAAAACGACGCCAAATATCACACTGCCATGCGTGCCTGGCGCAAGCTGCCCAAATGCCCTTTCTGTAATTGCGAAACAGCTTTGCGGCTATTTGTTGATAACAGGGACCAAATACTGGGCCATGTATGCACCGATATCCAATGCGATTCAAACGGTGGTAGCTGGCGGCCCCTTCCGTTCTACATTGTCGATGAAGACATTTACGATTTAGCACCGTCCGTGCTTTTGGGTACCGTCGATAAGCTGGCCCTCATTGGCCATTCAGCTCGAACCATTCGGCGCATCTACGCGATGTTCGGAGCGTCGCCTTGGATGAATCCGGTCAGCGGGCGGTTGTACGTTCCTGAACCTCGTGAGCTAGCTGCGGGGCCTGACGCAAAAGGCATGGAGGGGATATACCCTGCTTATTCGGCTGGAAAGCGCATTTTTCACGATCCATTCCCCAGCCTTATCATCCAGGACGAGGCACACCTACTCGATGAATCGCTGGGCACCTTCGCCGGTCTCTTCGAATCCACACTCGATGCCGTCTTTGAATACCTGTCCAAGCCACTCAGCGGCTTGGTCGCAACAGATAAACAAGGGCGTAGGCGCCGGGCTAAGGTGATCGCCGCGTCCGCTACCGTCTCTGCTCCTGAGAGGCAGCTGGAGCACTTGTACCAACGCTCGATTCCGGCAACACAGTTTCCCGAGCCGGGCCCAACCCTTTACGAATCATTTTATTCGGTACCCGCTCCAGCGGAGGATGTAGAGCGTCAAGCGCATCCGGACATCGAAGTGGCGAGCAGCCAAGCCCGTGTTTACACAGCCTTCATGACCAACGGAAAGCCGCATACGACGACAAGTGTTGCGGTTTTATCGAGCTTTCATTTCAACGTCACCCGCCTGTTCAACGACCTGACGAGCAATGACGCAGAAGTTTTCCAATTTGCACGCCAATTGCTCGTGGAGCACGTCTCCCGAGGCGCTCTCGAGGCGCTGCACAAGGACGCATTAGGTGAGGCCTGCGCATCAAAACTGGCCACTCTCATTGACCTGCATCGCATAGCCTTGACTTACGTCACCAATAAAAAAGGTGGTGATCAGATTATGGCTGCGGAGGCGGAGGAAACCCGCAAGCGACACCTCAATGAAGGAATGGATCTGAGGGGGCTTGATACTCGACTGATCACCGGTTCGGTGGAGCAAGGGGAAATTCAAAATGTCGTGGATACTGCCCAACTTCGCGTAAATCCAGGGCATCCTTTTCAGCCGCTACAAGATCAGTTGCGCTCAGTCATCGCGACATCAGCCATTTCACACGGCGTCGACGTCGACGAGTTCAACTCTATGTTTTTTGCAGGCATGCCTTCGGACATTGCCGAGTACATTCAAGCGTCCTCGCGCGTGGGTCGTGCTCACATTGGGTTCGTTGTCTTGATACCCACGCCACAGCGTCGTCGTGATCGGCACATAGTTCATGTGTTCGACATCTTCCACCGCTTCCTTGAACGTATGGTGCAGCCCGCGGCCATCGACCGATGGGCAGAACGCGCAATCGAGCGTGTATTCACCAGCCTGCTTCAGGCTTATTTGGTTGGTGTGGTGCCAAGTCGCGAGTTGATTCAGCTACCAGAAGATCAGAAAGCCAAAACATCGGATTTCAGTGTTATTCCCAACATTCGTAAAGAATACAGGTTTCGCGGAGAAGCATTTATCAACGAAATCAACGATTTCATTGAGCTCGCTGTGGGGTTGCGTGGCGTCTTCGCTCCCGAAGGAGAGGAATATTACCGAGCACGTATTGACCGGAGGACTCGCGATCTACTAGTCAATGTTTGGAGCAGCCATATGTGGGGCAGCGGTTTCCTGGACGGTTATTTCAAAAGTCAAACGGAAGTGATCTCCAAACCTATGACATCGCTACGCGACGTGGATCAGGCTGGCATCATTCAAGCCTCGTATTGCGATAGCGAAGGCAAGGTACAACTCTCCAATGAGGTCTTGGCGGTAATGGATTTCGTACGCCACGGAGTAGCAAATAACGACAGCGCAGAAGATGCGCGGACGGGAGATTGA
- a CDS encoding class I SAM-dependent DNA methyltransferase — translation MRVVMQKGMLEPDLILGSALAKWCSNCFPGLPQSGLPVATLLLNEPAVCAFVAFVSKLDFIESTYWFSSAYAQLLGSERRKQQAMFFTPPSLTRRLLDDLSAQGVDFSNRSFCDPACGGAAFLAPIAMRMRDLLRRHGASAQQIVSHIQERILGFDQDAALCELSKHFLLMALHDEVVATDTYPVFQVYQGDSLLQTKHLWEKLDVVVCNPPFRKMRAEEVSQYVHEFEDVVQGQPNLYALFIALCIKLLATGGICALVTPTSFLSGQNFSRLRSYMMTQTTLLGIGMVGDRIGVFMDVQQETALTLARREKTGHAPSTEAKVSLVSKDGSYIDVGLCILPNMGAAWPIPRLESDIALLKSAAKSKAGLVDYGYAPRIGAFVWNRDTRTTYASTKTAVGARGDTVVPLLWSSDIAPNGSLRFNGAAKANKEGCFVNMGAKDHRSIIRRPSVLLQRVTSNEQPRRLVAATVPTQLIETYGGFVGENHTVILEQIAPEPALTPAQLVQLLGTPTVDRYFRCISGATNVSVFELNQLRLPDPGRLRIYLEQGLDMANAARKALEKQ, via the coding sequence ATGCGTGTGGTGATGCAAAAGGGGATGCTAGAGCCGGACTTGATCCTGGGCAGCGCATTAGCAAAATGGTGCAGTAACTGTTTTCCGGGATTGCCACAGTCCGGTCTACCCGTAGCAACCCTCCTCTTGAACGAGCCTGCCGTGTGCGCGTTCGTGGCGTTTGTAAGCAAGCTTGACTTCATCGAGTCGACCTACTGGTTCTCCTCGGCGTACGCGCAACTGTTGGGAAGCGAGCGCAGAAAGCAGCAGGCGATGTTCTTTACTCCGCCATCGCTAACGAGGCGTTTGCTTGACGACCTGTCAGCCCAGGGCGTCGATTTTTCCAATCGCAGTTTTTGTGACCCCGCGTGTGGCGGCGCTGCGTTTTTGGCACCTATCGCTATGCGCATGCGTGATTTGCTTCGCCGACATGGTGCAAGCGCCCAACAGATAGTGAGCCACATTCAAGAGCGAATTTTGGGATTTGACCAAGATGCCGCCCTATGTGAATTGTCAAAGCACTTCCTGCTGATGGCGCTCCATGACGAGGTTGTCGCGACTGACACCTACCCCGTGTTTCAGGTCTACCAGGGCGACTCGCTTCTACAAACCAAGCACCTGTGGGAAAAGCTCGATGTGGTGGTATGCAATCCTCCATTTAGAAAGATGCGCGCTGAGGAAGTCAGTCAGTACGTCCACGAGTTTGAAGACGTTGTTCAAGGCCAGCCGAATCTGTATGCCCTCTTCATTGCCTTGTGCATCAAGCTTCTCGCTACGGGTGGCATCTGCGCACTGGTCACCCCGACTAGCTTTTTGTCTGGTCAGAACTTCTCCAGGCTGAGAAGTTACATGATGACGCAAACCACGTTGCTCGGTATTGGTATGGTTGGTGACCGTATTGGCGTCTTTATGGATGTCCAACAGGAGACCGCATTGACGTTAGCGCGGCGAGAAAAAACAGGGCATGCGCCAAGCACCGAAGCGAAGGTGTCGTTGGTTTCAAAAGACGGTAGTTACATTGACGTGGGTCTATGCATCTTGCCCAACATGGGCGCCGCGTGGCCAATCCCCCGGTTGGAGAGCGACATCGCACTGCTTAAAAGCGCAGCAAAATCGAAGGCTGGCTTAGTGGACTACGGTTATGCGCCCCGTATCGGCGCGTTTGTGTGGAACCGTGACACACGCACAACCTACGCCTCGACGAAAACGGCTGTCGGCGCGCGTGGCGACACGGTGGTTCCGCTGCTTTGGTCCAGCGACATTGCACCTAACGGTTCCTTGCGCTTTAACGGTGCGGCTAAAGCGAACAAAGAAGGCTGTTTTGTAAATATGGGGGCAAAAGACCATCGTTCCATCATTCGCCGCCCCAGCGTCTTACTGCAACGCGTGACATCCAACGAGCAACCGCGACGATTAGTTGCCGCAACTGTTCCGACACAGCTCATAGAGACCTATGGCGGATTCGTTGGTGAAAACCACACCGTGATTCTTGAACAGATAGCCCCTGAACCTGCATTGACACCTGCTCAGTTGGTGCAGTTGCTTGGGACGCCGACCGTAGATCGATACTTCCGCTGTATCTCTGGAGCGACCAACGTATCAGTGTTCGAGCTCAACCAACTCCGACTGCCTGATCCTGGCCGGCTCAGGATCTACCTCGAACAAGGCTTAGACATGGCAAATGCTGCTCGAAAGGCATTGGAAAAGCAGTAA